The nucleotide sequence ATAGTAGAAATCAAACGGGACAAGAAAAAAAGTAGCTTCCTAAATGCTTTCGAAAGTATTCAAAAAGAAATAGATAGAGGGAGGGTAGGTTTCAAACGAAAATATGTTAGATGTTAAATAATAGCTTCGCTTCGGGAAGAGGTTCAAAATGAACAGTTGAAAATCAAAGATATGTTTTCAGTGGATGAAAGAATTGAACTGTTTCCGCTTAAGTGATTTTGAACAGGCTATATTACTGAATGACGTTTTTACAATAATACCGAACGGTTTTAAAACCCTATCAGTAAAACAACATAACTAACTTATTTAAAGGAACACTATAATCGAAGGTGATTATAGTGAAAGAAAGAAAAGCTAATCCATCAAAAGTTGGTTTAGGTTCATCACAAACGGAAGGGCAAGGAACGACCGTAAGGGAAACGGGAAGAAAGGCAGATTCTTCAAGAAAGAAACAAAAGCGTTATTAGTATGCCTTGTCATAAGTTTTAAATGGATAAACCAGGTGGAACCATATTCTGCCTTGTTTATCCATTTTCTAAGTGAGGATTGGAATATTTCTTTTCAAAAGACCAATATTCATTGATTAGGCGCCATCCCAGAATAGTAATGGTGCTTTTTTATGTCCATTTGTTAGCAAGTATATATGGTAAAATTCAGTAAAAAGGAGCTGTTCGTAATAAAATCTAAAATCAATTATCCATTTATCTATTTTTTTATGGAACCCAATGTAGTTTTCGTTTATAAAGTGAAAACACAAGATTATCTAACTATTTCAGATTTGAAAGAAAATGGGGAATGGCAGACGTTTGAATTAAAACATGAAGAGGAATTTGAGACGTTTACTCATGAAGAGAGTAAGCCACTTGAAGGTAGAGGCTATTTAATTAAACAAGATGATTTAAATATAATTGTCGAAAAAATTAATAAATATATTATAAAATACCGTCATTTACTCTCTATTTCTGCCAGCTCAGACGAGGTAGCTTATAAAGCTAGTGCTGTACATATCGTTTCCTCAGAGTCTGCGGCAGGTTCTTTAAAAGTAGGACTTAAAAAATCCAATATTGTGATTGGCTTTCCAGACTCCTTGTCGATTGGACCATTGTGGAAATTAAATGAAAAAGTAGGACAAACGTTTCGAAATGAATGGTTATATGAACATATCAATTATGAACAGGATGATTATGAGTATGAAAATAAATTTACCAATACATTGCGGGAGATAGAAGATATTCCTCAACAGGTTCCTATCTACATCTGGTATGGCAATAACGTCGATGAACAAACCGCTCTTCGGTTTCTTCTCTTTTTAATACGTGCCAAAACAAATGATGTTTTTCTTATGAATTCTACTGAACTCTATGACAGATACATAAGACCTAAAAGTACAGGCCAACAGATATTCCATACAGGTCACATCGAACCAAAAGATTTAAGACTCCTATTTGAAAAAAACAGAAAGAATCCACCTATATTTGAACAGGAACGAATACAGTTTCACAGCGAATGGAATTCCTTGGCGCAAACGAAAGAAATGCTGCGTCTATGGATGAAGGATGAAATAAAAGGCGTCAAAGAAGATTACTATGATTCACTAATCATAAATACCATTGAAACGCTACATCTTGAGCAGGGAAAAAAGGACTTTATCATGACGGGAAGGGTGATTGAAGAAATCCTTTCAGTGATGAACGGATTGATTAATCCATTCTTTTTAGAGTATAGGATTCGGCATTTAATATATAGTGGGGTACTTGAGCTAAAAGGAATACCAAAATCAATGAGACACTATAGTGTTAATCTAAGGTGAGGATGCATGAATTCAACAGTAATGATAAATCGATATCTTCCACAAACGGACGCTGTTGCTGAACAAGAGCAGTAAGGTTAACAAAGCAGAGTGTGGGAGAATCAAGGTTATGAAACGGGGGATAATTTTGCCACAAGCTATTTTTATTGATAGAGATGGAACAATCGGGGGAACAGATAAAGTTATTTATCCAGGAGAATTTCAACTGTTTCCTTTTGTAGAGGACGCTATGGGCAAATTAAAAAAATCAGGATATCTTACTATTTCTTTTACGAATCAGCCAGGTATTTCAACAGGAGATGCAAAAAAAGAAGAGTACGAACAGGAACTATTGGGTTTTGGGTTTGATAAAGTATATCTTTGCCCCCACCAGCATAATCAAGGTTGCCAATGTCGAAAACCGTCAACAGGTATGTTGCTGCAGGCGGCAAAGGAAAATAATTTAAACTTAAAAGAATGTGTGGTCATCGGGGATAGATGGACCGATATGCTTGCTGCTCACGATGCAGGGTGTATCAAAATTTTAGTAAAGACAGGTGCTGGCGAAAAAGCGTTTAACAATTATCAAAACCACGAATACTTCGGGAAATGGGCAGAGGTTTCTCCAGACTATATTGCAAATGATTTTCAGGAAGCGGTAAATTGGATCATCACTAATATTAACCGATAAGATTTGAACATCCAACAAAAAAAGAACCTTTGCATCAAGTGCAAAGGCCCAGGTTCATGCTTTGAAAGGGAAGTCATTTGAATTTGACAACAAAAGCATGATTGTTTCAGGATTATCTTACCACAGCATGAAAAATTAATCAATTAATATTCAGAATTTTGCATAAAAAGTCATAATAAATTTATATACGTTACTATTACACGCTTTTTCGGGGTTGATTATGCATATCTATTCACTTTTCATGTGTTTAAATGCATGTCCTACTGCTTGCAACGTTTCGACAATATCTTCCTCCGTATGCGCAATGGTTAGGAACCAAGCTTCATATTTCGACGGAGCGAGGTTAATACCTTGGTTAAGCAAGAGCTTGAAGAACTTGCCAAATTGCTCCCCATCTGTAGCTTCTGCTTGTGCATAGTTGATGACTTTTTCATCTGTGAAGTAGACGGTTAACGCCCCGACTAAACGGTTCACC is from Radiobacillus kanasensis and encodes:
- a CDS encoding HAD-IIIA family hydrolase gives rise to the protein MKRGIILPQAIFIDRDGTIGGTDKVIYPGEFQLFPFVEDAMGKLKKSGYLTISFTNQPGISTGDAKKEEYEQELLGFGFDKVYLCPHQHNQGCQCRKPSTGMLLQAAKENNLNLKECVVIGDRWTDMLAAHDAGCIKILVKTGAGEKAFNNYQNHEYFGKWAEVSPDYIANDFQEAVNWIITNINR
- a CDS encoding DUF1835 domain-containing protein; the encoded protein is MVKFSKKELFVIKSKINYPFIYFFMEPNVVFVYKVKTQDYLTISDLKENGEWQTFELKHEEEFETFTHEESKPLEGRGYLIKQDDLNIIVEKINKYIIKYRHLLSISASSDEVAYKASAVHIVSSESAAGSLKVGLKKSNIVIGFPDSLSIGPLWKLNEKVGQTFRNEWLYEHINYEQDDYEYENKFTNTLREIEDIPQQVPIYIWYGNNVDEQTALRFLLFLIRAKTNDVFLMNSTELYDRYIRPKSTGQQIFHTGHIEPKDLRLLFEKNRKNPPIFEQERIQFHSEWNSLAQTKEMLRLWMKDEIKGVKEDYYDSLIINTIETLHLEQGKKDFIMTGRVIEEILSVMNGLINPFFLEYRIRHLIYSGVLELKGIPKSMRHYSVNLR
- a CDS encoding YuzL family protein, which translates into the protein MKERKANPSKVGLGSSQTEGQGTTVRETGRKADSSRKKQKRY